The DNA window GCGAACTGTCCCGGGTCGAGCTGCTCGATCAAACTTTTCAACGGCACGCGTATCAACGCGTCGCCGGTGGCGGTCACCACCCGCGTGTACTTGCCGTCCGACGTGAAGAACTGTACGTCCTTCACCATCACCAGCCGCACCGAGCTGCCGGTCGACGCCTTGATCCACTTCAAATAAGCCGGCGCCGCCGCCTTGCCGAACAACCGTTCCCACACCTCCGGCGCCACCACGCGGCTTTCGCGGCTCTTCAACCGCTTTACCGTCTGCAGCAGGCGCGCCGCTGAAAGAGGCTTGACCAGATAATCGGCGGCACCGGCATCGAAGGCATTCAAAGCATGCTCCGCATACGCCGTCACAAAAACGATCTGCGCCGATTCCGGTACATGGCGCGCCACCTCCAGCCCATTCAAGCCCGGAATCTGGATATCGAGGAAAACAATATCGGGCCGCAGCGCCTCCAGCATCGCGACCGCCTCGATGCCGTTTTCCGCCTGGCCCGCGATCTCCAGCTCGGGCCACAGCATCGCCAGCTGGTCCACCAGTTCGGCGCGCAGCAGCGGCTCGTCCTCGACGATCAAGGCGCTGGTCATGCCGCCTCCAACACGGGCATTGGCACCGACAGCGTGGCCTCGACACCGCCATCGTCCAACGCCTCCACCGTCAACGACGCCCGCTCGCCATACAACAGCTGCAAGCGCTCATGGATGTTGGCCAGGCCGAGCCCCTGGCCCGGCTGGTCGCTCAGGCCCGCGCCGTTGTCGCGCACCGCCAGCCGCAGCGCGTCGCTATCGACGGTCGCACGGATCAGCAACTCGCCGGGGCGGGTAGCGCTTTCCAGCCCATGCTTGATCGCGTTTTCCACCAGCGAAATCAGCATCGCCGGCGGAAACGGCAGCATGCGCAGCGCGTCATCGGCGTCGATGCGGAAGCGCAGCCGCTCGCCCATCCGTATCTGCATGATGGACAGGTAATCGCCTGCCAGCGCCAGCTCGCGCCCCACAGTGGAAGACACGGAGCGCATGTCCGGCAGGGCGTTTTGGAGATAGCCGACCAGGTGGTCGAGCATCAGCTGCGCCGTGTCGCCGTCGGTGCGGATCAGGTATTTCAGGTTGGCCAGGGTATTGAACAGAAAATGCGGCTCCACCTGCGCCTGCAGCGCAGAGAGCTTGGCGTTGAGCGCGGCGCGTTCCAGCTCATGCTCGCGCCGCGCAAGTTGCAGCGTGTGGTGGCGGCGCTTCAATTCGGCACGCAGATGATCGGACACCGTTTGCACCTCGCGCCATGCTTCGCCCTTTTGTAGCTGGAAAAACGACAGGCCAAAGCGGCGTCGAACGTGGACTTGCGCCTGTTGTCCCGGCTCGCCAGTCACCCGTACCTCCATGCTCTGCCAGAGCCGCATCATGCGCGAAGGCGCCAGCAAAATCCGCCCCTTGAACGACTGGTGCCAAAACGCGGCGGGACCCGGATATCCGAGCGCCAGGCCAAGCGCGAGGCCGGACAGCGTTTCGGCGCACAGATCATAGGTACTGAGCGGATCGAGCGGCGAGGGCAGCGTCAGGTGCGGACGCGACGAGATCATCTCCGGCGTCAACGTGACGCCTGCCTCGCGCAGCCCCCGCAAGTGCTGCCAGGCCATTGAAATCGTCGCCGGGCAAAAACCGGCGAAGATAGCAAGCGCAGGACCGAAATATAGCCAGTTGGAAGCGTCGGGCGCGCGGCCCAGCGACCAGAAAATGAAGGTCACGGGAAGCGCCAGGCAGACGGTAAGGAGTAGCGCGGTCACCGACAGATAGCGCAACAGCGTCTGCCACAAATATCTACGTACCAGTCGCGCGTCGTGCTCGACCTGCGGCACTTTGGCGTTGAACGGCAAATTGGACGACATCATGGCACCACCTCCGGTTTGAACTGAAGGCATTCTAGCGAGCGGACCTGCGTGCCGGGCACCCATGCGACCGACAGCCGAATTTGGGGGATGAATACGGTTTAAAAACCGAAAACCAATGGAAAAACCCCCGTTTGACGTTGCCATCAAACGGGGGTTTTAGATTCTGGTCGGAGTACAAGGATTCGAACCTTGGACCCCCTGGTCCCAAACCAGGTGCGCTACCGGGCTGCGCTACACTCCGAAGAAGCAAGATAATACAAGCTGCCCCAGTATCCGTCAAGTGCCCCTATGAAAATCATTATGTACCACGGCCGATTTTTTTCAAGGTAAGATCCCGGGGTATGCATAACTTAACTAAAAAGCCATGAGCGCGACCTTGACCCTGGGCGAGCCCGCACGACTGCGGCGGCCCGGCATGGTCTGGGGCATCGCCGTTTCGGTGGTTTTGCATGCGCTGTTGATCTTCGGCTACCGGCTGACCTCGCCCCAGGCACCGGCCGAGCTGCCGCCGAAGGAAACACTGACGGTGTGGCTGGTGCCGCCGCCCAAGCCGCCGGCGCCGGTGGTCCTTAAGCTTGAGCCGCCACCGATCAAGCAGGTCCAACCGCGCGAGCGGGATAAGAAGGTCGAGGTGGCCCGGGCCAGCAAGCCAGCGCCAGCGGAAACGCCGGAAGAAAAGCCGTCGCAGGCGATCACGTTGCCAGCGCCAGCGCCAGCGCCAGCCAACAATCTGCCCGATCCGCTATATCCCGAACAACAGAAGCAGCAGCAGACCAAGCAATTCGATATGAACGCAGCGTTGAAGACGGCGCGTAAAGTGGCTAGTGAGAAAGACCCGGCGCGCGCGGGCTTGCCGGTCGCGCAGCTGGACGACCATCCGCTTTATCCGGAACGGACGGCCACCGAGCTGGCGACCAAGATGGAAGGCGCCAAACGTAAAAGTTGTCTTAACCAGCCCGGCGGCAACCTGTTGACCCCGTTATTTTGGTTGTTGGAGAAGAAGGATCACGGCTGCAAGTTTTGACCGCTGGCGTTGTTGGCGGCTCACAGATGGCGGATTACGGCGTGCCGCCTAATCCGCCCTACGTGGAACTTGTGGATGCTGGCTTCCTGTCCGAAAGTCCCTGTTAGTCTTCTTCTTTTAACTGTAACGCGCGGTCGTACAGCGCGTTTTTCTTGCGGCCGGTGATCTGGGCGGCCAGGTTGGCGGCCTGCTTGACCGAGCATTCGGTCAGCAAAATCTTCAATATCCGCTCGGCTTCGACATCCTGCTCGTCCTCGGCCGCCGGCGCGCCGGCCAGCAGCACGACGAATTCGCCCTTTTCGCGGTGCGGATCGGCCTTGATCCACGCCTCCGCCGCCGACAAGGGGCAGCGGTGGATTTCCTCGAACATTTTGGTCAGCTCGCGCGCGAACACCACTTCGCGCTCCGGCTCGAACACGGACGCCAGCGCGACGGCGCAATCCAGTATCCGGTGCGGCGCCTCGTAAAACACCATCGTCGCCGTCACCGCGCGCAATGTGCCGAGGAAATTCTCGCGCTGCTTGGCCTTGGCCGGCAGGAAACCGACAAAGTAAAATTGATCATTCACCAGCCCGCTGGCCGACAACGCCGTCACCGCCGCCGACGCCCCCGGCAGCGGCAATACGCGCAAACCGGCCGCCCGCACCGCGTCGACGATGCGCGCGCCCGGATCGGACACGCCCGGCGTGCCGGCGTCCGACACCAGCGCGATGCGCTCGCCACCCTGCAGGCGCGCGATCAGGGTCTCGGCCACTTCGCGCTCGTTGTGCTGGTGCGCGGCGATCAACGGCTTGTGCAGCCCGAAACGTGTCATCAATTGCGCCGTGTTGCGGGTATCCTCGCAGGCGACCGCGTCGACCAGGCTCAAAACGTGCAACGCGCGCAGCGTAATATCGGTCACATTGCCGATGGGGGTCGCCACGATATACAAGGTTGCGCTAGGATAGGCCTGGTGCGCCGTTTCACCCAGCACGGGTAGGGTGGAGATGGCGCGGGAATCTTGGTCGGTCATTGGGGGTCGAATGAAAAGTATGAGGTTGTCGCTGCGGTATGCGGCTATTACGACGATTGCGGCGGTCACGGCCGTCGCCTTGAGTGGATGCGGCAGCACGCCGATACCACCCATGGCGCCCATTATAAGCGCAACCCCGCCGCCGCCCGCCCCGCCCAAACCGCTGCCGAAGCCGCCACCAGAGCCGACGCCGCCGGCGGCCGAAACCTTCGCCATCGACCTGCCGGGCGGCGCCGCCCCCGCAGCGCCGGGAGCCACTGGCAACCGGCCCGCCGGCGACCAGCCCGAAGGCCGCGTGGCCGACGAGCGCGCGCTGCCGTCCAACGCCCCGATCAACATGGCGCTGCTGTTGCCGCTGCGCTCCGAAACCCTGGGCGCGGCCGCCGAATCGTTGCGCGCCGGCTTCATGGCCGCCTGGGAGCGCGACCGCGACAACATCACCGTCACCGTCATCGAGACCACCGACGTGCCGCAGGACATCCTGTCGACCTACGCCAGCGCGTCCGAGCGCGAGGACATCATCGTCGGTCCGCTGGCGCGTTCGGCCGTGGCGGCGATCGCCTCCAGCCCGCTGGTGAGCAAGCCGACCATCGCGCTGAACTATCCGGAGGGCTACGGCACCGCCAGCGCCGCGCCGCTGCCGCCGAAGATGCTGGCCATGGGCCTGTCGATCGAGGAAGAGGCGCGCCAGGCCGCCCAGTGGGCGGCTGCGGACCATCCCGGCGCCAGCGCGATGATATTGACCACCAGTTCGTCGTGGCAGCGCCGCATCGCCGCCGCCTTCGCCGGCCAGTGGCAGCGCATCGGCCAGCCGGTGCGCATGGTCGAGCTCAACGCCCCCAACGGCTACCTCAGCGATCCGGACTTGGTGCAGCTGCGCGCGCGCCTGGCGCAGGATCCGCCCGGCCTGCTGTTCTCGGCCATGGGCGCCGACCAGACCCGCCAGTTGCGCAGCGCCTTGAGCGCGCCGGTGACGACCGAGCCGACCAATCCGACCATCAGCACCGCCGACGCCATGCCGGCCCAGCCGCCGGTACCGCTCAGCTCGTTCAGCGCGCTGCCGGTCTATGGCACTTCGGCGCTCAACCCGGGCGCCACCATGGCCTTCGCCGGCCCCGAGCTGGACGGCGTGCGCCTGCTCGACCTGCCATGGCAGGTGCAACGCGACCATCCGGCCGTGATGGTCTATCCGCATCCGGTGCAGGCGGGCACGGCGGACATGGAACGCCTGTACGCGCTGGGCATCGACGCCTACCGCGTGGCGCGCGAAATCAGCCGCCATCCGGTCGGCCGCTTCCATATCGACGGCGTCACCGGCCGCCTGACGGTCGATTTCGGCTCGGGCACGTCCAGTTTCGAGCGTGTCGAGCAGCCGGCCATCTACAAAAACGGCGTGCCGCAGGCCGTCGCCCGATGAGATCGCCATGTCGCCGCCACGGCAACGCGCCAGCGGACAGCCCACCGAGCAGCAGCGGCTGGGCCGGCTGGGCGAGGACCGGGCGCTCGAGCACCTGATCGGCCAGGGCTTGACCCTGGTCGAGCGCAATTTCCTGTGCAAGGTCGGCGAAATCGACCTGATCATGAAGCAGCGGGGCGGCCTGGTGTTCGTCGAGGTGCGGCGCCGCGCGGCGGCCGGCTTCGGCGGGGCGGCCGCCAGCGTCACCCCGGCCAAGCGCCGGCGCCTGATCAACGCCGCCCAGTATTACCTGCTGCGCTACCCCGACCCGCCTCCGTGCCGCTTCGACCTGGTCGCCATCGACGATGAAACGTTGTCATGGATACAAAACATTCTGGAGTTGTAAGCATTTTTAACAGAGCTTGTCCGGCTCGTTGAGGGACTGCACTATAATCAGCACACTATGAATAATCAACGCATCCTGGCGCACTTCCACGAAAGTGCCGAAATCAAAATCCAATCCGCCACCGTCCTCGCCCCGCATCTGGCGCAGGCGATCGAACTGATGTTCTCGGCGCTGTCCAACGGCAACAAGATCCTCGTGTGCGGCAACGGCGGTTCGGCCGCCGACGCCCAGCACTTCGCGGCCGAGCTGGTGGGACGCTTCGAGCGCGAACGCTTCCCGCTGCCGGCGATGGCCCTGACCACCGACACCTCGATCCTGACGGCCGTGGCCAACGACTACAGCTACCGCGAGATCTTCTCCAAGCAGGTGCAAGCGTTCGGCCAGGCCGGCGACATCCTGCTGGCGTTTTCGACGTCGGGCAACTCGGCCAACGTGATGGCGGCCATCGAAGCGGCGCTGGAACGCGAAATGCGCGTGGTGGCGATGACCGGCAAGGGCGGCGGCGCCATCGGCAAAATGCTGACCGACGCCGACGTCCATATTTGCGTGCCGGCCGACCGCACCGCCCGTATCCAGGAAGTCCATCTGGTATCCATACATTGCATTTGCGACGGCATCGACGTCGCGCTATTCGGAGGAGATGTGAATGACTAACCCAGGTGCTATCTGGAACAAGATCCAGCGCCCGCTGGTCCTGAGCGTGCTGTGCGCAACGATGATGACCTCGCTGACCGGCTGCATCGCGCTGGTCGCCGGCGGCGCCATCAGCGGCACGCTGGCCGCGTCGGACCGCCGCACCTTCGGCGCCCAGACCGAGGACACCACGATCCAGATCAAGGCCGCGAACAAGCTGCGCAACGTCGTCGGCGACGCCGGCCACACCAACGTCAACAGCTTCAACCGCCGTGTGCTGCTGACCGGCGAAGTGCGCGACGAGGCCATGAAAGCGGCCGCCGAGCGCGAAGTGCGCGGCGTCGAAGGCGTGATTTCGGTCACCAACGAGCTGGAAATCGCCGGCCCGGCCAGCTACACCTCGCGCTCCAACGACACGCTGATCACCACCAAGGTCAAGGCCAGCCTGGTCGACGCCAAGGATATCTCGGCCAACTCCTACCAGGTCACCACCGAGCGCGGCACGGTCTACCTGCAGGGCCGCGTGACCCAGCGCGAAGGCCAGATCGGCGCCGACATCGCCCGTGGCGTCAGCGGCGTGAACAAGGTGGTCAAGGTGTTCGAGTACATCTCCGAGGACGAGTACAAGCAGTATCAGGCCACGCCTGCCGCAGCCCCGGCACCGGCGGCGACTCCGGCCAACGCCGACAGCGGTGGCGCCACCACCCACTCGGTGCAGTAAAGTTCGCCTAAAAAACGGCTCGCGGGCGTCGTCGGGGATACCGGTCTATAATGATCGCACCCTCTACGGCGCCCGACTCCATCATGCAAGATACGCTCACTTCCGCTGCTCCTTCCCCTACTTCGTCTTCGCGCGGCTGGATCAAGCCGGTGCTGGCGGCCGTGGTGATCGCCGCCATCGGCTTTGGCGGCTATGTCTCGCTGAACAAGCGCCCGGTCGCGCCGGATGTCGGCTTCGTCACCATCAAGGGCGAGAAGATCTCCCCGGACGCCTTGCGCGGCAAAGTCTACATGGTCAATTTCTGGGCGACGTCGTGCACCACGTGCGTGGCCGAAATGCCCCAAATGGTCGAGACCTACAACAAATTCAAGCCGCAGGGCATGGAATTCGTCGCCGTGGCGATGAGCTACGACCCCGCCAACTACGTCATCAACTACGCCGAAACGCGCCAGCTGCCCTTCAAGGTGGCGCTGGACACGGACGGCTCGGCCGCCAAGGCCTACGGCGACGTCTCCATGACGCCGACCACCTTCGTCGTCGGCAAGGATGGCAAAATCCTCAAGCGTTATCTGGGCAAGCCGGATTTCGACGAGCTGCACAAGCTGCTGGCCGCGTCGCTCAAGGGCTAAGAGCCCTCACCCAGCCTGCGCTGGCACAGCGCTTGCATGCTCCATGACCATCCCAACCCAAGGAGTCGTCATGGACCGCCAACAAGTCACGCATAAAATCCTGTCCGTCAAAGTCGCCCGCAAAATGCTGTGGGGCGACATCGCCAAAGAGATCGGCCAGAGCAAGGAGTGGACGACCGCCGCGCTGCTCGGCCAGATGACGTTCAACCGCCAGCAGGCCGACACCGCGCAGCGGCTGTTCGACCTGACCGACGAGGAGGCCGCGTGGCTGCAGATCGTGCCCTACAAAGGCTCGCTGCCGTCGGCGGTGCCGACCGATCCGCTGATCTACCGCTGGTACGAGATCGTCAGCGTGTACGGCACCACCATCAAGGAATTGATCCACGAGGAATTCGGCGACGGCATCATGAGCGCGATCGATTTTTCGATGGACATCCAGCGCGAGGAAGATCCCAAGGGCGACCGCGTGCAAGTGGTCCTGAGCGGCAAATTCCTGCCGTATAAATCCTACTAAGCCAGGATACACGTAGGGCGGATTAGCGAAGCGTAATCGGCCATGCATGCGTCATCGGCGGCGCATGCATGGCCGATTACGGCGTTCCGCCTAATCCGCCCTACGTGTTTTAGAAGCCCGCCTGCACCGACACGTACACGCCGTGCTGCTTCTTCGGATTGAAGATGGTGATGTCGCCCAGCTCCGCGTAGGCCGCCGTGACCGAAAAATTCTTGGTCGGGAACCAGGCCACGAAGGCGTCGTAATACGCCTTCTCGTCGTCGACGGTCAGGTTGCGCGGCTTGCGCCGGTACTCGGCGCCCACTGCCAGCTTGCGCGTGACCAGATACGCGGCCGAGAACTCCGGCATGAAGCGCCGGCTGTCGCGCAGGTCGCCGCCGAATCCCAGCAAGCCCATTTGATTGGCGTTGGTCGAGCGAAGGGTGGCGTTCAGCAGCAAGCTTTGCTCGAACAGAATCTTGGTGGCGGCGACGTAGTAGTCGTAGCCATGATCGTCCTTCGCGCCCAACTGCGTCACATTGGTCACGCCCAGCGCGCCCAGGCCACCGATGCCCTTGTTCTTCTTGTACATGGCGCCGACGGCGATCTGCGGCAGCCAGCTGTCCTGCTCGTAGACCGCGTCGCCCGCGACTTTCACCTTCAAGCCGACGATATCCTGCTGGATGGCCAGCTGGTTAAGCGGCGCCAGGCTGCCCTTGAATTCCTGGTTGGCCAGCGAAATCTCCACCCGGTCCGCGATCCCCACCGCCACGCCGTAGCTGGTCAGCTTGTAGTCCTGGGTTTTCAGATAAGTGTAGTGCGTGTTCGCGCCCCAGCTGTCGCGCGTGCCGTAACCGGAGATCAGCGCCCACGGCACGATGCCGCCGCCGCCCGCGCCTTCGACCTGGCTGACGCCCCCGGTGGCGAGGAACTTGCCCATATCCGGCATCGCCTGCGCGGCCGCGCCGCCGCAGGCACAAGCCGCGGTCACCGCCGCGAGGATACTTCTCAAAGAATGGTTGTTCACTGCGAGGCTCCCGGCCGGATCATTTGGTCACGATGGCGCGCTGCATCGGCGCCAGCTTGGCTA is part of the Oxalobacteraceae bacterium OTU3CAMAD1 genome and encodes:
- a CDS encoding LytTR family DNA-binding domain-containing protein, whose translation is MTSALIVEDEPLLRAELVDQLAMLWPELEIAGQAENGIEAVAMLEALRPDIVFLDIQIPGLNGLEVARHVPESAQIVFVTAYAEHALNAFDAGAADYLVKPLSAARLLQTVKRLKSRESRVVAPEVWERLFGKAAAPAYLKWIKASTGSSVRLVMVKDVQFFTSDGKYTRVVTATGDALIRVPLKSLIEQLDPGQFAQVHRGAIVNLEAIERIDRDGASMEIYLKGRSERLAVSEAFTRQFRQM
- a CDS encoding histidine kinase, whose protein sequence is MMSSNLPFNAKVPQVEHDARLVRRYLWQTLLRYLSVTALLLTVCLALPVTFIFWSLGRAPDASNWLYFGPALAIFAGFCPATISMAWQHLRGLREAGVTLTPEMISSRPHLTLPSPLDPLSTYDLCAETLSGLALGLALGYPGPAAFWHQSFKGRILLAPSRMMRLWQSMEVRVTGEPGQQAQVHVRRRFGLSFFQLQKGEAWREVQTVSDHLRAELKRRHHTLQLARREHELERAALNAKLSALQAQVEPHFLFNTLANLKYLIRTDGDTAQLMLDHLVGYLQNALPDMRSVSSTVGRELALAGDYLSIMQIRMGERLRFRIDADDALRMLPFPPAMLISLVENAIKHGLESATRPGELLIRATVDSDALRLAVRDNGAGLSDQPGQGLGLANIHERLQLLYGERASLTVEALDDGGVEATLSVPMPVLEAA
- the rsmI gene encoding 16S rRNA (cytidine(1402)-2'-O)-methyltransferase; its protein translation is MTDQDSRAISTLPVLGETAHQAYPSATLYIVATPIGNVTDITLRALHVLSLVDAVACEDTRNTAQLMTRFGLHKPLIAAHQHNEREVAETLIARLQGGERIALVSDAGTPGVSDPGARIVDAVRAAGLRVLPLPGASAAVTALSASGLVNDQFYFVGFLPAKAKQRENFLGTLRAVTATMVFYEAPHRILDCAVALASVFEPEREVVFARELTKMFEEIHRCPLSAAEAWIKADPHREKGEFVVLLAGAPAAEDEQDVEAERILKILLTECSVKQAANLAAQITGRKKNALYDRALQLKEED
- a CDS encoding penicillin-binding protein activator yields the protein MAPIISATPPPPAPPKPLPKPPPEPTPPAAETFAIDLPGGAAPAAPGATGNRPAGDQPEGRVADERALPSNAPINMALLLPLRSETLGAAAESLRAGFMAAWERDRDNITVTVIETTDVPQDILSTYASASEREDIIVGPLARSAVAAIASSPLVSKPTIALNYPEGYGTASAAPLPPKMLAMGLSIEEEARQAAQWAAADHPGASAMILTTSSSWQRRIAAAFAGQWQRIGQPVRMVELNAPNGYLSDPDLVQLRARLAQDPPGLLFSAMGADQTRQLRSALSAPVTTEPTNPTISTADAMPAQPPVPLSSFSALPVYGTSALNPGATMAFAGPELDGVRLLDLPWQVQRDHPAVMVYPHPVQAGTADMERLYALGIDAYRVAREISRHPVGRFHIDGVTGRLTVDFGSGTSSFERVEQPAIYKNGVPQAVAR
- a CDS encoding YraN family protein translates to MSPPRQRASGQPTEQQRLGRLGEDRALEHLIGQGLTLVERNFLCKVGEIDLIMKQRGGLVFVEVRRRAAAGFGGAAASVTPAKRRRLINAAQYYLLRYPDPPPCRFDLVAIDDETLSWIQNILEL
- a CDS encoding phosphoheptose isomerase, whose amino-acid sequence is MNNQRILAHFHESAEIKIQSATVLAPHLAQAIELMFSALSNGNKILVCGNGGSAADAQHFAAELVGRFERERFPLPAMALTTDTSILTAVANDYSYREIFSKQVQAFGQAGDILLAFSTSGNSANVMAAIEAALEREMRVVAMTGKGGGAIGKMLTDADVHICVPADRTARIQEVHLVSIHCICDGIDVALFGGDVND
- a CDS encoding BON domain-containing protein, with protein sequence MTNPGAIWNKIQRPLVLSVLCATMMTSLTGCIALVAGGAISGTLAASDRRTFGAQTEDTTIQIKAANKLRNVVGDAGHTNVNSFNRRVLLTGEVRDEAMKAAAEREVRGVEGVISVTNELEIAGPASYTSRSNDTLITTKVKASLVDAKDISANSYQVTTERGTVYLQGRVTQREGQIGADIARGVSGVNKVVKVFEYISEDEYKQYQATPAAAPAPAATPANADSGGATTHSVQ
- a CDS encoding TlpA family protein disulfide reductase; its protein translation is MQDTLTSAAPSPTSSSRGWIKPVLAAVVIAAIGFGGYVSLNKRPVAPDVGFVTIKGEKISPDALRGKVYMVNFWATSCTTCVAEMPQMVETYNKFKPQGMEFVAVAMSYDPANYVINYAETRQLPFKVALDTDGSAAKAYGDVSMTPTTFVVGKDGKILKRYLGKPDFDELHKLLAASLKG
- the cynS gene encoding cyanase yields the protein MDRQQVTHKILSVKVARKMLWGDIAKEIGQSKEWTTAALLGQMTFNRQQADTAQRLFDLTDEEAAWLQIVPYKGSLPSAVPTDPLIYRWYEIVSVYGTTIKELIHEEFGDGIMSAIDFSMDIQREEDPKGDRVQVVLSGKFLPYKSY
- a CDS encoding DUF3034 family protein, with the translated sequence MPDMGKFLATGGVSQVEGAGGGGIVPWALISGYGTRDSWGANTHYTYLKTQDYKLTSYGVAVGIADRVEISLANQEFKGSLAPLNQLAIQQDIVGLKVKVAGDAVYEQDSWLPQIAVGAMYKKNKGIGGLGALGVTNVTQLGAKDDHGYDYYVAATKILFEQSLLLNATLRSTNANQMGLLGFGGDLRDSRRFMPEFSAAYLVTRKLAVGAEYRRKPRNLTVDDEKAYYDAFVAWFPTKNFSVTAAYAELGDITIFNPKKQHGVYVSVQAGF